One region of Arvicola amphibius chromosome 3, mArvAmp1.2, whole genome shotgun sequence genomic DNA includes:
- the LOC119808919 gene encoding 40S ribosomal protein S8-like, producing MAENEKIKGTSSMVRELNVGNFSWGSECCTRKTRIIDVVYNASNNELVRTRTLVKNCIVLIDSTPYRQWYESHYALPLGRKKGAKLTPEEEEILNKKRSKKIQKKYDERKKNAKISSLLEEQFQQGKLLACIASRPGQCGRADGYVLEGKELEFYLRKIKARKGK from the coding sequence AGAACTAAATGTGGGGAACTTTTCCTGGGGTTCCGAGTGTTGTACTCGCAAAACAAGGATCATTGATGTTGTCTACAATGCATCCAATAATGAGCTGGTCCGCACCAGGACTCTGGTCAAGAACTGCATTGTGCTTATTGACAGCACACCGTACCGACAGTGGTACGAGTCCCACTATGCACTGCCCTTGGGCCGCAAGAAGGGGGCCAAGCTGACTCCTGAGGAGgaagaaatattaaacaaaaaacgatcaaagaaaattcagaagaaatacgatgaaaggaaaaagaacgcCAAGATCAGcagtcttctggaggagcagttCCAGCAGGGCAAGCTTCTGGCCTGTATCGCCTCAAGACCAGGCCAGTGCGGCAGAGCAGATGGCTATGTGCTAGAAGGCAAGGAGCTGGAGTTCTATCTGAGGAAGATCAAAGCCCGGAAAGGCAAATAA